AAAGGAGAACCAGACGCGCTCCTTCGACATGGCCAATCGAGTATACGAGGAGTACTTGGCACTCAAGTACCAAATCGATCACATGCGACGGGACTACCTCGGCCTAAGTCCGCTGCGCGACCTGCACGAGGAGGAGGGTAGTCCCATATCGAAGGATCGTTTTCAGACAAACTTCCTCAAGGTGGCCGCCCAGTcagcggctgccgctgcagccgcagcagcagcctcggTCACGCAGCCAACGTCCCTGGCTCGCCCACACGCTCGTCATCCCTTGATGCCCGAGGCCACGGTTACCGCCTTGCCCCCCAGTTCATCGtctggtggcggcggcagcagctcaGTCAGcgccggcggcggtggtggtggacCAGGACACGCTTTTATGCCACCGGCCCCGCCTGGAGCAGGCAGCGCTGGGgctgccgcagctgccgcCGCGGCCGCTGTGCGTCTAGGCAAAGGTGATTTCTCGGCCccgccgcctccacctccgccaaCAAATCGTCTTCAGCAAACACCGTCGATTGGAATCGGCCACCATCCGTCGTTCCGTTCGGACTTCAACGTGAATCTCCGCCAGCAGCCGCCACCGATGAAGTCGTGCCTGTCGTGCCATCAGCAAATCCATCGAAATGCCCCCATCTGCCCGCTCTGCAAGGCCAAGTCGCGCTCACGGAATCCCAAGAAGCCCAAGAAAAAGAACAACTAGAGGACCGGAGGTGCAGGTCCACATCCACGTCCACCGGCAGGAACATCAACTACTCTTATCAATCTATTCGTGAAGATTTCCCGGCCAGGTCCAGGAAGGAACCTTAGGACtagaggtttttttttaaactatttATTAACCCAAGCAAAGTATTACCAAGCAAATGCATCAAGCAAAATAACAAATtctcaaaaaaagaaaaccgtAGTTCCTAAGACCTTTTGAAGAGTGTTTTTgctcaaatttaattttcgaTTTGAATTGTAAGTTAAAGCTAATTTATAGACTTAAAAGCAAATCACGTGtcaaatttcattaaaatacaTTATACGTGTAAGCATTTATTAATATGCATATAGGcgttttgaaaaaaaaaaaataaaacaattgaaTCAATAAGAAAGTgtaatatacatttttatcaGAATGGTCAAAAATAGGTAACGGAACGGAACAAGAGTTTTAGGTTTCCCAATTGTGCGTATGCAGCCCTGGCTGACTTCACACTTTTTGGGATTTTAGTCTACGCTTTAGGGCTTTTCTGCATACGCCTTAGCCGATTTGCGCTGCTACTTCAATTTTAAAACCCTCCGCTGCGTCGCTGCGCTGTAAATAGTAGAGTGAGATTTCCATAAAAAACAGTTAGCAGAACAACAGAGTGGTTCTGGCTTAACAAACTGTTCGTGCACTTATTgtctgtatttttgttgtgtcaAAGTTAAATTCGCAGCGTGGATAAAAGGCGTAAAGAACTAATAGAAATTTAACGCATCAGTGCGGTTCCCTAACTGTTTCCTCCGGCTCTTCTGCCTGTTCTTGCTGCGCTGGCTGCGTGCGCAGAATTTGTGAAAAGAGAAAGTTGGGCGccgattgctgctgctgcttcccgCTCCACTCCCGCCGCTGAAACAGTCACATTCAACTGCGCGTGCGCAACGACACTCTTCACGAAGAAATTGGGTCAGTTTACCAAAGTTTTGCTTGCATTCGAACTAAACTCGTATTCAAATAAAGTGATTATTCCTTCTAGTACTCCGAGTGCACATCCGAAGATGGGAACCAAGCAGACTGTGTCGCCGAAGTTCGGTGGCACTGTAAAGGCAAAGGCCAAATCGACCACCAGCGACAGTCCCCCGCCCTCGCCCACAGACAAATCGCTCATCAAGAGCAAGCCAAATAGACGCATGTCGACGAACCGCGAATCTTCCACGGAGGCCAACACCCTGCCTGCCCAGAAGTCAGTGGTAGTCGCTTACGTTCTCTGGCTGTTTGGCGGTATCTTCGGTCTGCATCATCTCTACTTGCACCGCGATCGTCACGCCTTTATTTGGGCATGCACGCTGGGCGGCTACATGGGCATTGGCTGGATTGGTGAACTCTTCCTGATACCCGAGTACGTGCGGGATGCCAACGAAGACCCGCGATTCGTCAAGGCGTTCGTGGCCAAGCTGCAGGCCTTTCAGCGGCCTCCGTACTCCTCCAAGCGCTTCGTGGGCCAGGTGATGATCGGTCATTTATTTGGTCAGCTGTTCGCGATGGCCATACCGCAGACAGTTGTAGCTGGTTTCGACCTATCCTTCCTGCACTGGGCCATTCCCATCTTCGTGTCCCAGGGAATCTGGCTGGTTGGGAACATTGGCCGCGAGCAGGGCGTTTGGTGGCACTGTCTCCTGGCCGCTTATTTGGCTTACCCAGCGCGGTACTTCATCTACGACGAGACATACTCACTGCTGCTGACGGGACTGGTGTCCGCCCTCACCTTTGACGGCATCTCAAAGCAATGGCGCCGAACTCCACCACGTCGGGGACGACCAGTGGAGCGATCCCTGAAGCTGACGGGAGCCATTTTGATCTACTGCACCTTTTGGGGCAGCTTCGTCTACTTCAACGGAACCATTGCGGACGAGGATGGCGGCGAGGTGCCAATACACGAGGCCCTTCACAACTTTCTCGCCTCCGCCTGGTGGACGGACCTCAAGCAGGCCCTGCACGACACCTACATCTACGCACAGCATCACGGCTGGTACGAGACCTGGAAGGAGGTATTTGAGAGCATGGATGTGGACGGCGAGCGGAACTCCTACAAAGTGCTGGGCGTTAGTGCCACTGCGTCGCAGGCCGAGATCACGGCGGCTTACCGCAGGTTGTCCAAGGAGTATCACCCTGATAAGGTCAAGGACGAGGCGCTGCGCAACGAGGCCCACCAGCGCTTCATCGAGATCCAGCAGGCCTATAACGTGCTCAGCAAGATCAAGTCAAACCGCCGGCGAAAGAACAAGCAGTTCCAGGAAGACGATGCAATTGTTCTCTAGGAAACAGCTCGAAAAAGTCGCACCCTAAGGGGGCTTTAGTCTCTAAGTTAGCCCACATCTTACGTAAATATTTCTTTCGAATTAGGTGGAAACTAATGTTATCTTTAGCAGTTATTCAGCAACCGCTTACGTGGATCCAGATAAGGTGGATTGCCTTTTTCTGGTTCAAAGCGTGACTTATTTACGCCGCAGCCCGTGGCCCCGCCCAAATTGGTAGATCACGACGACAATGAGGTTTTTCTCAACCATTAGTTtcatattcatttatttattttatatattttacataatATAATGAACTACTTAACAATctaggcaaaaaaaaagaaaatatttagtataattttttttttttaatttgttgtaaacaatgtttttgtgtgtgtaaattTTTGCACTAATATATAGTTGAAACGTTTCAATAAACgaaaaagtatatatgtatgtatgtattttcatATGCGTGTGTGATCGCTCATATTTGAATATGATTTGATTTCTCTGTAAGGGGATTGATCCTTGATTGAGTGTTAGCGTTCCTTTGCAAGACCTTGGTCTGCAGGAGGCCCCAACTCGAAATGGAATGGGTTTGCTCAAACGGAAACCACCAGAGTGTCATAATGATGATTACGTTCACGAAAAAGGTAAAACAGGAAACAATAACTCACTTAGATTTAGTTTAAAACATAATACTGAGCAAAAATCGTGTATATATCATTCTGCTTGCTGGattttttgctttctttatagatataataattatttaattacgGTTTGCTTTGCACTGCTTCGTCTTGTTATCGTATATTTATCAATTATAGATCCAGTTAAGGTTTACAACAATTTGACTATGGGATCGCATAGTTTTTGTTGTGACTGtacgtgtgtgtttgtgtgtgagtggtAGTCTGGAAGTGTGTGTTGCGAAATATCAcgtttttctttctgttctgTCAGcggcaaccaaaaaaaaaatcaatttacaaAGAAAAAGTGATTTATGGTAGGGATTATAGTTAAAATAcgatttaaaataaaataacaatttttTAGGCTTAAAGGGGCccgcacacacatatgcacgcttgtgtgtgtgtgtgtgtgtatatatgttcGTGATGTGTGAGTGGGAGCGTGCGTACACTTGCTCACatcaaatgcaaatatatTCTGCATATTCTGCTTTCATTCTCTCATTGTTCTTGCCTATCTTTCTCCTCTcactgtctctccctctctcggtTCTCTCTTTTTATGTACAAATTAAAGTTAgccaagcacacacacacatgcgagTGCATGCATATCGAggggcatgtgtgtgcgtctcGGTATGGATGGTCTTTGAGCTAAATGGTTTTCTCTGGAGGAGGGGCTGTGGAGAAGTGGAGAGGGTGGTAGGGATGGTGCGTGACAATCGATGTGTGGGATGGGGTATGGTATGGTGtgttgggggggaggggtcAATGCACTAAGTACGCCGGGGGCTATACAACGCTTCCCTTCGATCATTCGATTGATCGATTGATCGATCGATCGAACACTTAACAGCTATCGGCACCGTCTTCACCGATTACAGGCGCGTGACTACAATGTCTTCTTCGAGATCATCCAGCTCGTCGTCGGTCTCCTCGACGCCGTCGATCGCATTGGCCTCGGCAGCAGCAATGGctgcggcagccgcagcagcggcctccttctccttctcggcAGCCTCCAGCTTCTCCTGCTTCTTGACCTTGCGTTGCTAAAAGGGGTGAAAGGGGACGGTGTTATCAATTGATTGCCTACATTCGGGCTGAGAGGCTGAGGGACACTCACCTTCTTCCTGTAGAGTATCTCGACGATGACGTAGCCGATGCACCCCAGCGTGAGCACCGCCAGCAGGATGTAGAGCTTCATGCGGGTGCACAGCGTTGTGGCATAGGCGTAGGCGATCACAAAACCAGCCGACTCCCACAGCCGGTAGTTGGAGAACGCCGCCTCTTTGTTGCGGCGAAACAGCAGCCCGTAGAGGCCGTTGATCTGGGTCTGCCAGACGGCGTCGCCGACGCCCCATAGGCCGGACATGGCGTAAAAGATGATGGGATTGTCGGGATTGGGCCGCCAGAAGAGCTCAACCGTAATGAGGGTAAAGTGCACCACGGCTCCAAGGACAATGATGGGCGTGCGGCCAATGTATTTCATGACAGAACCGAACAGGATGGAGCATAGGGCGTTGACAACGCCGAAACAGATCATGACGAAGCCGATCTTGTTGACGCCCAAGGCACAGGCCACGTAGGCCTGGGTGAAGTCGGCACCGATGAATGCCTGCTCCATGCCGATGAAGATGGTGATGGGGATGAGCAGCTGCAGATTCGGCTTTTTCATCTGACGGAAAGTGGCCGAGAGCAATTGGACGCCCGAGAGCTCGGCGGCGGAGTTTGAGCCCTTGCGCTTTTCTCCGTAGCGCTTGAGTGGATCAAGGAAGAAGGCAATGATGCAGACGGCGGCCACGATGCACGATAGATAGATCATCGAGATCTCGAAGATCTCATCCTCTGGCGGACGCTCCAGGTTGCCATGTCCCCCAGTGCCGGTGGTGCAGAAGTTGGCGCCGCAGTACTGCAGATCCTCCTCGCTGATCGTGGAGttagagctgctgctggatccATGGGCACCACTGGAAAGGACTGTGCGAAGGAAACTTTAGAGAGGATCGTGAGTTGGGTGTTTGTGTGATGGATGCTTACCCAAGCTGGAGATAAGATTGCCCCAGAGCTCAGCGGATTGCCAGGCCAGGAAGAAGAAGCCAAAGAACCGCACAATGATCGCGTCGACCGCCTGCTCCGTGATCTTGGCATACACTTGTCCCACCTGCGTCAGATAGGTAGCCTTGGACGCCCACATGGGCGCTGCGCCCATACCAACCAGTATGCCGGCGGGGACGAGGGTGTAGAAGCGCGGGAAGAGCTGGAAAGCAATGTAGGGCGCATAGCAGAGCATGCTAAAGACCAGAGTCCATTTGACCGTCAGCTTGCGGATGATCAGGGTGGGCAGGAAAATACACGACACCACCAAGGCCGCGTAGATCGCGCTCAGCGAGACTGTTCCCAGGCCATCCTTTGAGTTGATCGAGGACTGCAGATTGGCTGTTCCctagagaaaacaaaaagccaaacgGAAAATACCCTGGTCAGTGGGAATAGATACACGGGATAGTTGGGAAATAGTAGGAAAGGGAACTCACCTGAAACGCGGTGAACTGCACCATGAAGGCGATCGAGATGATCGAGATATTCTTTAAGATGCGCCATTTCTCGGCCGGATTCAGCACAACTTTCTCTCGTAACGAGGCGGTGTCGGGCTCAAAACCAGCTTTCggctaaaaataaacaaaaaaagtgcAGAGAAAAAGATCAGCATTTATGGATGATCgtcagtttcagtttctgtttcggtgGGCTTGGGTCCACGGCATCCATGGTAAGGAGGTGGAGAAAAGAGTGTAATAAGCGGGAGGGGATGAGGCAAATGGTCTTGCCACTGATCCTACTTTCTTTCTTATCTCCTCGCTTCCACGATGCTCGTTGCGATAACTTTCTTATTACGAGTATGGCTCCCCGATACCTAAAAGAAATGGCTTATAGCCATTCAACAAATTTCTTTCCATCAAAATCAGAGGACTGCTATCATAGTAGTagtactatgtatgtatgtatatccattATTATTCTTTCCCTTATTCTTATGGAAATCGCTTCGATATGTTagaaatttgatttgaatgaAGATCTACTGGAACATTTGTCATGCGAAAAATTGcacattttaatatttataaagtaagagtatccaaaattcggcaaCTCTCTTCGATAGCTTTCATTTTCTCGCCGCGTCTCCGCTCTACAGACTGCACACAACATAcacattaattaattatttatgtcTTGGCGCATTTTACGCTTTTAGTTTCTAAAAATCAAGAGACAAAACCAATTTGAACAGCCGCACGCGTTTTACTCGCGTTTCGCGGGCGCTTTTGCATGGCGCATGCGTGATGCGGCCTTtaaatggccataaaaatgctcCCCAGGCCCCAAAAACCCACCGAACGCACACGATACAATCCAAATCGATCCGAGAACTGGCCGAAAGGAAACCCACATCGGCCCATCGAGCGAGGTGCCGAATTTACATGCGCCGCACATGGCCAGAAGGTTACATCGGTCGACCAAGACCGAGTGTGATTGAGCAGTGCGGTAGGATATGGGAAGATGGTAAGGCAGTGGTGGCAGTGGGCAGTGGGCAGTGCGGAGTGAGCAGTGGAAGTTCATAAAATCcgagtgggtggtggtggctaACCACACGCCGATCGCCACACGCGTCGTTATGCAAGACGTAATCGATTACTGCTTTGTTTCACTcgatttagttttatttttttcctaaCAATATAGTTTTAATTATAGCACATACTCGTAATAGTAGTGGCTGGTCACACGATGCGGTACGGGCTGCAGGCTGGTGTGTTAGGAGTCGGGTCTGGAATGCCCGTTTTGtttgtatgcaaattgcaGGCAGTATTTCGTCGAACTAATAAAAGTCTCCAAAACATTTTAGCGTCATACAATCGCATTGAAAGGATTTAAAGCAAAATAAGGGGTACGAAAAGAGATGGGAGCAAGGGGGAAACCAAATAAAACGGATCCATTAACAGCATTAATATTAAATACGTAACACTCGTCGCAACAACGTCAgcaaacacaaataaaaattaagaattGTACCTGGAACTCGCAAAAGTATTGTGTGTAGATCTGGTTCTTGTTGCATTTACTCGTAAAATGTGAATGGAATGTACTCGTATCGGAAAAACACCAGAACAGAAACCGTTCAACCAAGTGCCCCGTGGAGCCACGTGCAACGCGCCCCAGAATCGTAAATACGACTATTACTCATCCGACATGTGCCCCCAAATGGTACCAAGTGGTACTGAAATACTTGCTTGATTTTCAGAGAAAGGAATCGAATAGAAAAAATGAAACTGGACGGGAACGTAATGGAACGAAACTGGAAAGGGCaagggcaaaggcaaaggtgAAGCAGCTGAAATGCCTTAGTTCGGATTTGTAGTCGATCTGTCGACTTCTGTGGAACTACAAGTGAGATGGTCTAAATCAGCTGGCGCATTGCTTGCTGACCCGTTAGGCGGCAACCTTCTTTAGCATATCATGACATACATGTAGCATAAAGCTTGCTGGGAAAACCgatctgtctctgtctgtctctggctctgtgtgcatgtgtgttgAACGAGGCTTTAATCGCCAACAGCTGGTAAGGCCCGAAGCAGCGCAAAGCAGcgcaaagcagcagcagcacgagtGCCCGGTGCGAAATAATAAGATGAGGATCCATAATGATTATCGAGAGTGGCGGCTGTGCCGTGACGTtgccagcggcggcagcggcgtcaACGGCGTCAACGGCGTCAACGGCGCGCGTCTCTAGTTGggacaagcaaacaaaaactgctGCAAACCAGTTACAACTGGCTGCCAGGTGACTGGTGGTTACTGTGGGtggctgtgtttgtgtgtgtgtgtgtgtgtgtaagagtCAGTGCGCCTAGAGGCGGTCTACACTGGCGATCGGCAGCATGTTGCCAGCGACCTACTGTGTGCAACATGCTGCGCACGCGCGTTTGGAGCACGagatttcgttttattttgaaaagCGGCACGTTTCGTGCTGCCTCTGTCACtttccctgcccctgccccttcccaTGGGACTGTCCTTATGCCACTCCCAGCAAGTCTTTACATGCCTCTTgctgtgggttttttttttttttttacataaattCGCTCTCTGCTGGACGTTCTCCGACAGTAACAACCACAATCACaaccacagccgcagcagtcGTTCTGTGTCTTGACCACAACGAGGAAAacgggtttttgttttttagaaCTGATTACTACAGTATGAGTGGAGGTGAGGTGAGGGTGGtgttgtgtggtgtggtgtggtgtggtgtggtgtagTGTGGTGTAGTTTGGGCTGGTGCAGGGAGGTGCGTGGCGTGGTCTCGGATCATTGTAAATTGGCAATATTTTATTATGAAACCTTGTCAGTGGCTTAATTGTGCAATCGGTTTTGTGAAAATggatttagtttttttttcgagcCGTCGATTGCCAAATGTCTTAGGAATTAGTTGGCAGCACTCGCACGGATGAGTTGGCAGCCCTATTCAGACACGAACACAagagcatacatatgtaaacgtgcatacatacatatgtatgtgtatgtatgagAGCGTGTTAAGCTCTTTCTGCTGTCACATTTCTTTTCTGCTTCTTGCGCTGGTTCGGTTTTCAGATTTaggcttttggtttttggttttcggtttcttGAGGTGAAATTTATTTCGCCTCATTAAAATCCAAGGAGTGGTTGACTGTCCAGCTGTCCAGCTGTCGAACTGGCCAACATGCCAATGATCATTAGCATCTCGAGCATCATCtccacctccatctccatctccatctccatctgcggCTCGCCTCAGCCCGGCCCGGCTTTTTGGATACGATAGTCTTACTTCCTTCTCATCTGGGCCATAATGAATAATCCGACGCGTTTCATTATAAAACATGATTTCTTTGGCGAAGGCAAACAGAGTCATTAACACTGCCCCATACAACACTGCCCAATACAATACAATGCGACACAACACAGCACAAAGCATACGACCCAGACAGACACTCGATAAGTGTAATCCAGCTCATAAGCACCACcgcatctacatatgtacatatgtatgtatgtatgtacatacttataTGCCGGATAGCATAAGCCACATGCTACACGATTACATATGTAGACTAAAATCAACATCAGAGCGGCCAGGCGTTATCCACGCATGAGCGAAtggcaaaggaaaaaaaatacaacgaATATGTGAGAATGTGACAACAATTTAAAAATGGCAGCGTTTTATAGTATATTCAATGGCTCTAAAATGTTGCCCATGGCCCACGTTCTATGCGAACTGGAGAATTCCCGATGATTTTTGGACGATATAATTTTATGGTGTTATTACAAATGTGCCTCGAACCCACTGAAATATAAAACCATATATCGTTAATTGGTCTTAGACAACTGGACAACTACTGTGGATATTTGAATACAAATTTGAAGACAGAATTTCCTTATGCAAACAGGTCTTGGGTCTAAGAACCCAATTTACCGTTTATAAGTGTAGCTTTGTTATAATAACACCGAGTAAGAAACAGTTCGGTAGTGGCTGGCTATCCTTCGAAATGTAAATGAACACCGAATGGTGGGAATTACAATTTAAATGCAGCCAACAAAGCAATCAGTTTGAATTAAAGTTTGCGATTTGTTTGATCTTTCTTCGAGTTAAAGTCTTTGAGGGAGCCGGTGATTTCATATTGCGTACGTTAACATTAACAAAGAACAGCTGGCATTCAAGGAAGAACTCAGAGCTCAGAACTCATTAAGATTCACTGGGACCAGGCCGACCAGGAAGCAATCCGAAAGACTCACCTTGACGGGCTCATCGTTCTCGAATCCGCCGTTGGTAAAACCAGTCATCTTGCTGGATTTCTATGTTCTCCGTTCCCTTTTTCGAGTGTGCTCTGTTCGGGGGGGCCTGGTTAATCAATTAACCAAAGGGAAGAGTGTGCTGcaagacaaaaaacaaaaggaaagagTTAGGCAATTACATGATTATAAACATATTTGCAGATCTGAGAGATCGTGAACTGAGGGGGAAAACGATCGGTAcgctatacatatatgtatgttatgcGTATATATtcgtgtacatacatatgtatgtttgtaagCTTCACAGCGGTAATAACAAtaccaataataataatgataatgataataataatacgagcaagcaacagcagaaagGGTTTCGTTTGCGAAATTGCCCAGCCCCAGTCCATAATTGTCGGCCATAATTGTCGTAGACAAATGGATGGGACTGTCGAAAGTGACGACGGACCGACCGAACTCTGACGGGGCTGACGGGGCTGACGCTGACTTATACAATACACAGACGAGTACTTCTATATTTGGCAACAAACGAATATCTATCTGTTTGCTTTGTCCGAATGAGATTCAGAGGCATTCTGCCTGAGCAGGGCTGGGGAGTCTTCTGGCCGTGTGTGTTTGCCTGGGATTATGTTCCCATCGGTTCCCATTGGCTACAAGCTTTGCTATTGTCTAATTGCCATATTCTTAATAGCCTCCGGGATACCCATACCCACACCCGCTCCCATACTCACAAACCCCCACTGTAGTTCAAGTTCATAtccaattaattgaaaattaggCGGCACCCGACCATTATCCGGGCCCCTCAACTGAAGCGACAACACACAACACCCAAGAGAAACCTCGTGTCCAGCACAGCAAACACAGCaaacacagcaacaaaaaaacaaaaaaacaaaaaaaaacaaaaaaacaaaattgggTAAAATTTTGTATGGTCAGACATTGGCATCGGAGATTCCCATAATGATTataataaaatgaatattaaaaaagaataaaaaagaattcaGCATAAATATGCTACAACATTTATgacttatgtatgtacgaaTTTGATCATGTCGCTGATGACCATCGCCGCGGAGTTTCTTTTTACAATACCTATACCCGaaaattaatattcatttatgcataGCATCGAAAAGCCCCAATCAAGAAGAGCGAGAAAACGAGGTAGAAGATGCGCAAATGGACAGATAATACTGACTGTGACTTGGCTAGTGATTAACTTAGTTCGCTTTGAAAAACTCGgactgtttttattttccactcAGTGTTGATAAACGTCAACTGAGTGGTTACCAGTGTTGTTAAACGTAAGCGGTGACATGGAATCCACAATGAAAACGTTCTTGGTTGCTTGTGtaagcaatttgcatttttagcAAAATCAATTTGTAAATTAATTAGCTAACACCGAGCAGTGTAACAGTTGTGCATTTCCTAAAGGCAGTGGTGAGAAAGCTTCGCTGTAAAACAATCTTGGCAATATTGAAATCAGTTCTGGAAATATCCAGTGGAGCCACACAGGATTCAACTGTCAGTGAGAATTAAGTAGTCGCTAAGTAGCTAATTAGTACTCAATACTAAACCAGACTAGGACGATGGTAATGTTAAGACTATTTTAGACTGTGTGCTGCTTCATTCAACAATGTCCCCGTCTCCGTCCCCATCTACAGGCTCTTGCCCAGGACTTATGTGATTGTAAGGTCAAGCTACAGATGGAGACATATGTGCAGCCAGAGGTGCATCCTCAACCTTCGAATTTCGGCCAATACACAAACAAGATGCATTTCATGAGCACAAATGTTCTTATTGAATTGTGCGGGAAGACCTTCGCTAAAGATTTTTTGAAGCCTGTAGACTCGGAACTACTTGGGGCACCAGAATACTACGCTATCGTTGGTCAACCCATGGACATAGGAACCATCATCAAGCGATTGAACA
The sequence above is a segment of the Drosophila pseudoobscura strain MV-25-SWS-2005 chromosome X, UCI_Dpse_MV25, whole genome shotgun sequence genome. Coding sequences within it:
- the LOC4814204 gene encoding zinc finger C4H2 domain-containing protein, which produces MATSEISSSNERHYYAKLEAIKDIRDKTLALEKLKVRIIKEVKLSDDEEKCLEEYRKEMEHLLEEKMSHVEELRQIHADINDMENIIKQTKENQTRSFDMANRVYEEYLALKYQIDHMRRDYLGLSPLRDLHEEEGSPISKDRFQTNFLKVAAQSAAAAAAAAAASVTQPTSLARPHARHPLMPEATVTALPPSSSSGGGGSSSVSAGGGGGGPGHAFMPPAPPGAGSAGAAAAAAAAAVRLGKGDFSAPPPPPPPTNRLQQTPSIGIGHHPSFRSDFNVNLRQQPPPMKSCLSCHQQIHRNAPICPLCKAKSRSRNPKKPKKKNN
- the wus gene encoding dnaJ homolog subfamily C member 22 — encoded protein: MGTKQTVSPKFGGTVKAKAKSTTSDSPPPSPTDKSLIKSKPNRRMSTNRESSTEANTLPAQKSVVVAYVLWLFGGIFGLHHLYLHRDRHAFIWACTLGGYMGIGWIGELFLIPEYVRDANEDPRFVKAFVAKLQAFQRPPYSSKRFVGQVMIGHLFGQLFAMAIPQTVVAGFDLSFLHWAIPIFVSQGIWLVGNIGREQGVWWHCLLAAYLAYPARYFIYDETYSLLLTGLVSALTFDGISKQWRRTPPRRGRPVERSLKLTGAILIYCTFWGSFVYFNGTIADEDGGEVPIHEALHNFLASAWWTDLKQALHDTYIYAQHHGWYETWKEVFESMDVDGERNSYKVLGVSATASQAEITAAYRRLSKEYHPDKVKDEALRNEAHQRFIEIQQAYNVLSKIKSNRRRKNKQFQEDDAIVL
- the LOC4814190 gene encoding UNC93-like protein — its product is MTGFTNGGFENDEPVKPKAGFEPDTASLREKVVLNPAEKWRILKNISIISIAFMVQFTAFQGTANLQSSINSKDGLGTVSLSAIYAALVVSCIFLPTLIIRKLTVKWTLVFSMLCYAPYIAFQLFPRFYTLVPAGILVGMGAAPMWASKATYLTQVGQVYAKITEQAVDAIIVRFFGFFFLAWQSAELWGNLISSLVLSSGAHGSSSSSNSTISEEDLQYCGANFCTTGTGGHGNLERPPEDEIFEISMIYLSCIVAAVCIIAFFLDPLKRYGEKRKGSNSAAELSGVQLLSATFRQMKKPNLQLLIPITIFIGMEQAFIGADFTQAYVACALGVNKIGFVMICFGVVNALCSILFGSVMKYIGRTPIIVLGAVVHFTLITVELFWRPNPDNPIIFYAMSGLWGVGDAVWQTQINGLYGLLFRRNKEAAFSNYRLWESAGFVIAYAYATTLCTRMKLYILLAVLTLGCIGYVIVEILYRKKQRKVKKQEKLEAAEKEKEAAAAAAAAIAAAEANAIDGVEETDDELDDLEEDIVVTRL